The following are encoded together in the Phenylobacterium sp. NIBR 498073 genome:
- a CDS encoding enoyl-ACP reductase: MAEDYQMPKGDLMKGKKGVITGVANHQSIAWGIASQLAAQGAELSFLHLPGMERRVTPLAESVGAKAIVPADVQDDASMDAAFDAIEKAHGTIDFFLHSIAFANKDELKGSFVENTSRESFLRAMDISVFSFVDCAKRAAKLMPNGGSIVTMTYLGSERAIPNYNTMGVAKAGLEAATRYVARDLGPARIRVNAISAGAMKTLSLAGISGGRGMLAQGRSMSALGEDTSMEGVAGCALWLLSDLGFSTTGEIVHVDAGFHMMGLGSDSE, encoded by the coding sequence GTGGCCGAAGACTATCAGATGCCCAAGGGCGACCTGATGAAGGGCAAGAAGGGCGTCATCACCGGCGTCGCCAACCACCAGTCGATCGCCTGGGGGATCGCCTCGCAGCTGGCGGCCCAGGGCGCGGAGCTCTCCTTCCTGCACCTGCCGGGCATGGAGCGCCGGGTGACCCCGCTGGCCGAAAGCGTCGGCGCCAAGGCCATCGTGCCGGCCGACGTGCAGGACGACGCCTCGATGGACGCGGCCTTCGACGCCATCGAGAAGGCCCACGGCACGATCGACTTCTTCCTGCATTCGATCGCCTTCGCCAACAAGGACGAGCTGAAGGGCTCGTTCGTCGAGAACACCTCGCGCGAGAGCTTCCTGCGCGCCATGGACATCTCGGTGTTCTCGTTCGTCGATTGCGCCAAGCGCGCGGCGAAGCTGATGCCGAACGGCGGCTCGATCGTGACCATGACCTATCTGGGGTCCGAGCGCGCCATCCCGAACTACAACACCATGGGCGTGGCCAAGGCCGGGCTGGAAGCGGCGACCCGCTATGTCGCCCGCGACCTGGGTCCGGCGCGCATCCGCGTCAACGCCATTTCGGCCGGGGCGATGAAGACCCTGTCGCTGGCGGGGATCAGCGGCGGCCGCGGCATGCTGGCCCAAGGCCGGTCGATGTCGGCGCTCGGCGAGGACACCTCGATGGAGGGCGTCGCCGGCTGCGCGCTGTGGCTGCTGTCGGACCTCGGCTTCTCGACCACGGGCGAAATCGTCCACGTCGACGCCGGCTTCCACATGATGGGCCTGGGCTCGGACAGCGAGTAG
- a CDS encoding SH3 domain-containing protein, producing MILAALTPAVQAAPRQTPSGQPVPRYVSLKFDKVYARAGPGEDHKLLWVYQAKGLPVQVIAENSEWRRICDPDGGMAWVHRRLTSGESTVMRVKPTRLALHKKPRAEAEITAYMNPRSIAELPKTCEDGWCRVRSEGVSGWAPASELWGTSDAIQCKVGRPGVARSR from the coding sequence TTGATTCTGGCCGCCCTGACGCCCGCCGTCCAGGCGGCGCCGCGCCAGACGCCGTCCGGCCAGCCGGTGCCGCGCTATGTCTCGCTGAAGTTCGACAAGGTCTATGCGCGGGCCGGGCCGGGGGAAGATCACAAGCTTTTGTGGGTCTACCAGGCCAAGGGGCTGCCGGTGCAGGTGATCGCCGAGAACTCCGAGTGGCGGCGGATCTGCGACCCGGACGGCGGGATGGCCTGGGTGCACCGGCGGCTGACCAGCGGCGAGTCCACCGTCATGCGGGTCAAACCGACGCGTCTGGCCCTGCACAAGAAGCCGCGGGCCGAGGCCGAGATCACCGCCTATATGAACCCGCGCTCGATCGCCGAACTGCCCAAGACCTGCGAGGACGGCTGGTGCCGGGTGCGCAGCGAGGGGGTCTCGGGCTGGGCCCCGGCGAGCGAACTCTGGGGAACTTCCGACGCGATCCAGTGTAAAGTGGGCCGTCCCGGCGTCGCGCGCAGCCGTTGA
- a CDS encoding PEPxxWA-CTERM sorting domain-containing protein, whose protein sequence is MFAKSLGLAALVAAGSLALPAAAATTITPVGVTATNTFPFWGIYNPENLIDGSGLSGDLHDADFANMWMTDLGISAATLTFDLGQTFKLSGADIWNYNFGVEEFASTLDRASKAFRISISTDGVSYTQVLAGELSRGTGQALAAESFGFGGQARYVQIALDGNHQKYPETYGYAPIGLSEVRFTGSAVPEPATWAMMIAGFGLAGAALRSARRRDRQFA, encoded by the coding sequence ATGTTCGCCAAGTCCCTGGGCCTCGCCGCCCTCGTCGCCGCCGGCTCGCTCGCGCTGCCCGCGGCCGCCGCGACCACCATCACCCCGGTCGGCGTCACCGCCACCAACACCTTCCCGTTCTGGGGGATCTATAATCCCGAGAACCTGATCGACGGCAGCGGCCTGTCGGGCGACCTGCACGACGCCGATTTCGCCAACATGTGGATGACCGACCTCGGGATCTCGGCCGCCACCCTGACCTTCGACCTCGGCCAGACCTTCAAGCTCTCGGGCGCCGACATCTGGAACTACAACTTCGGCGTCGAGGAATTCGCCTCGACCCTCGACCGCGCCTCCAAGGCCTTCAGGATCTCGATCTCCACCGACGGCGTCAGCTACACCCAGGTGCTGGCGGGCGAGCTGTCGCGCGGCACGGGCCAGGCCCTGGCGGCCGAGAGCTTCGGGTTCGGCGGCCAGGCCCGCTACGTCCAGATCGCCCTGGACGGCAATCACCAGAAGTATCCGGAGACCTACGGCTACGCCCCGATCGGGCTGTCGGAAGTCCGCTTCACCGGCTCGGCGGTTCCGGAACCGGCGACCTGGGCGATGATGATCGCCGGCTTCGGCCTGGCCGGCGCGGCCTTGCGCTCGGCCCGCCGCCGCGACCGGCAGTTCGCCTGA
- a CDS encoding TetR/AcrR family transcriptional regulator, with amino-acid sequence MPRAPGQIDLAKTEAILDAAAQVFGERGLAASMEEIARRARVSKQTIYNHYGSKPELIRAIVDRRVSEITAPLLLPEALEHPEDALVAFGRSMLSTVMLSRGVSMLRMTVEAAAEHPDLARAFFEAGPATSRHRLAEFLQIETDNGRLAVDDPALAAEFFAGMVIGAHQISQLLGVFRQLDEAQIDRVAREAAQRFMRAYSA; translated from the coding sequence ATGCCGCGCGCGCCCGGCCAGATCGACCTCGCCAAGACCGAGGCCATCCTCGACGCCGCCGCCCAGGTGTTCGGCGAGCGCGGCCTGGCGGCCTCCATGGAGGAGATCGCCCGCCGCGCGCGCGTGTCGAAACAGACGATCTACAACCACTATGGCTCCAAGCCGGAACTGATCCGCGCCATCGTCGACCGGCGGGTGTCGGAGATCACCGCGCCGCTGCTGCTGCCCGAAGCCCTGGAGCATCCGGAGGACGCGCTGGTCGCCTTCGGGCGATCGATGCTCTCGACGGTGATGCTCTCGCGCGGGGTCTCCATGCTGCGCATGACCGTCGAGGCGGCGGCCGAGCATCCTGACCTCGCCCGCGCCTTCTTCGAGGCCGGCCCCGCCACCTCCCGTCACCGGCTGGCCGAATTTCTGCAGATCGAAACCGACAACGGCCGCCTGGCCGTGGACGATCCGGCCCTGGCCGCCGAATTCTTCGCGGGCATGGTTATCGGCGCGCACCAGATCTCCCAGCTGCTCGGCGTCTTCCGCCAGCTCGACGAGGCCCAGATCGACCGGGTCGCGCGCGAGGCCGCTCAGCGCTTCATGAGGGCCTACTCGGCGTAG
- the hslV gene encoding ATP-dependent protease subunit HslV, with protein sequence MTTSSNFPDWHGTTILAVRKGGKTVIAGDGQVSMGQTVVKGNARKVRTLAGGKVLAGFAGATADAFTLIERLEAKLEQYPDQLARACVDLAKDWRTDRYLRRLEAMLLVADKDSIFTVTGVGDVLEPETGVAAIGSGGNYALAAALALADSELSAEEVARKAMGIAAKICVYTNGELTVESL encoded by the coding sequence ATGACGACAAGCTCGAACTTTCCCGATTGGCACGGCACCACCATCCTCGCGGTGCGCAAGGGCGGCAAGACCGTGATCGCCGGCGACGGCCAGGTTTCGATGGGCCAGACCGTGGTCAAGGGCAACGCCCGCAAGGTGCGCACCCTGGCCGGCGGCAAGGTGCTGGCCGGGTTCGCCGGCGCCACCGCCGACGCCTTCACCCTGATCGAGCGGCTCGAGGCCAAGCTCGAGCAATATCCGGACCAGCTGGCCCGCGCCTGCGTCGACCTTGCTAAGGACTGGCGCACAGACCGCTACCTGCGCCGGCTGGAGGCGATGCTGCTGGTCGCCGACAAGGACTCGATCTTCACCGTCACCGGGGTCGGCGACGTGCTGGAGCCGGAGACCGGCGTCGCCGCCATCGGCTCGGGCGGCAACTACGCCCTGGCCGCGGCGCTGGCCCTGGCCGACAGCGAGCTCTCGGCCGAAGAAGTCGCCCGCAAGGCGATGGGCATCGCCGCCAAGATCTGCGTCTACACCAACGGAGAGCTGACGGTTGAAAGCCTGTAG
- the moeB gene encoding molybdopterin-synthase adenylyltransferase MoeB — MSFTDDEVERYARHLVLREVGGQGQQRLKAASVLIVGAGGLGAPAALYLAAAGIGRIVLADADVVDTSNLQRQVIFRDADVGRRKVEAAADQLRALNPHVHVDCAPVHVEPCNLGPLVTGVDLVLDGTDDFATRFAVNAACVQHERTLVSGAIGRWTGQVGVFRGKPCYRCLVPEVPPEAETCSAVGVVGALAGVIGSMMALETIKLVAGAGEPLAGRLLIYDGLSGESRTVRIGADPECEVCGGR; from the coding sequence ATGAGCTTCACGGACGACGAAGTCGAGCGGTACGCCCGCCACCTGGTGCTGCGCGAGGTCGGCGGCCAGGGTCAGCAGCGCCTGAAGGCCGCCAGCGTGCTGATCGTCGGGGCCGGGGGCCTGGGTGCGCCGGCGGCGCTCTACCTGGCCGCGGCTGGGATCGGACGCATCGTGCTGGCCGACGCCGACGTGGTCGACACTTCGAACCTGCAGCGCCAGGTGATCTTCCGCGACGCCGACGTCGGCCGCCGCAAGGTCGAGGCGGCCGCCGACCAGCTGCGGGCTCTGAACCCGCACGTGCATGTCGACTGCGCCCCGGTGCATGTGGAGCCGTGCAACCTCGGGCCGCTGGTGACGGGGGTCGACCTGGTGCTGGACGGCACCGACGACTTCGCCACCCGTTTCGCGGTCAACGCCGCCTGCGTGCAGCACGAACGGACGCTGGTCTCCGGCGCGATCGGCCGCTGGACCGGCCAGGTCGGGGTGTTCCGCGGCAAGCCCTGTTATCGCTGCCTGGTGCCCGAGGTTCCGCCCGAAGCCGAGACCTGCTCGGCGGTCGGGGTGGTCGGGGCGCTGGCCGGGGTGATCGGCTCGATGATGGCGCTGGAGACCATCAAGCTGGTCGCCGGCGCCGGCGAGCCGCTGGCCGGGCGGCTGCTGATCTATGACGGGCTGTCGGGCGAGAGCCGGACCGTGCGGATCGGGGCCGATCCGGAGTGCGAGGTGTGCGGCGGGCGTTAG
- the fabB gene encoding beta-ketoacyl-ACP synthase I, translating into MRRVVITGIGIVSSIGADANAVLASLREAKSGISFSPEYAELGFRSQVHADPGLDWEKLVDRRAARFLAQGTAYGHIAMEQAIADAGLEEAEVSHERTGLIVGSGGPSTKAIIEAAHTAKERGPKRVGPFAVPKAMSSGASATLATWFKIKGLNFSISSACATSTHCIGSGYEQILMGKQDVVFAGGTEELDWSLSVLFDAMGAMSSNFNDRPSTASRAYDKDRDGFVIAGGAGIVVLEEYERAKARGAKIYGEIVGYAANSDGFDMVAPSGEGAVRCMRMAMEGLGGRKIDYLNPHGTSTPVGDSKEMGAVREVFGSNVPLISSTKSLTGHSLGAAGAQEAIYSLLMLNNGFAAQSAHIETLDPEFADLPILLQRKDVQLETVMSNSFGFGGTNGCLVMARV; encoded by the coding sequence ATGCGTCGCGTCGTCATCACCGGCATCGGTATCGTCTCGTCCATTGGCGCTGACGCCAATGCAGTCCTGGCTTCGCTGCGCGAGGCCAAGTCCGGGATCAGCTTTTCGCCCGAATACGCCGAGCTGGGCTTCCGCTCACAGGTCCACGCCGATCCCGGTCTCGATTGGGAAAAGCTGGTGGATCGGCGCGCGGCGCGGTTCCTGGCCCAGGGCACGGCCTATGGCCACATCGCCATGGAACAGGCGATCGCCGACGCCGGGCTGGAGGAGGCCGAGGTCTCCCACGAGCGGACCGGCCTGATCGTCGGCTCCGGCGGGCCGTCGACCAAGGCGATCATCGAGGCGGCGCACACCGCCAAGGAGCGCGGCCCCAAGCGGGTCGGCCCGTTCGCGGTGCCCAAGGCGATGAGCTCGGGCGCCTCGGCGACCCTGGCCACCTGGTTCAAGATCAAGGGCCTGAACTTCTCGATCTCGTCGGCCTGCGCCACCTCCACCCACTGCATCGGCTCGGGCTACGAGCAGATCCTGATGGGCAAGCAGGACGTGGTGTTCGCCGGCGGCACGGAGGAGCTCGACTGGTCGCTGAGCGTGCTGTTCGACGCCATGGGCGCGATGAGCTCGAACTTCAACGACCGGCCCTCCACCGCCAGCCGCGCCTACGACAAGGACCGCGACGGCTTCGTGATCGCCGGCGGGGCCGGCATCGTGGTGCTGGAGGAATACGAGCGCGCCAAGGCCCGCGGGGCCAAGATCTATGGCGAGATCGTCGGCTATGCGGCCAACTCGGACGGCTTCGACATGGTCGCCCCGTCGGGCGAGGGCGCGGTGCGCTGCATGCGCATGGCCATGGAAGGCTTGGGCGGCCGCAAGATCGACTACCTGAACCCGCACGGCACCTCGACCCCGGTCGGCGACTCCAAGGAAATGGGCGCGGTGCGCGAGGTGTTCGGCTCGAACGTGCCGCTGATCTCGTCGACCAAGTCGCTGACCGGCCACAGCCTGGGCGCCGCGGGGGCGCAGGAGGCGATCTACAGCCTGCTGATGCTCAACAACGGCTTCGCCGCGCAGAGCGCCCATATCGAGACCCTCGATCCCGAGTTCGCCGACCTGCCGATCCTGCTGCAGCGCAAGGACGTGCAGTTGGAGACCGTGATGTCGAACTCGTTCGGCTTCGGCGGCACCAACGGCTGCCTGGTGATGGCGCGGGTCTAG
- a CDS encoding TetR/AcrR family transcriptional regulator, producing MAERGRPRSFDRDAALRRAMEVFWTKGYEGASISDLTEAMGIGSPSLYAAFGSKEALFREAIELYGRIEGPEIWDVVENAPDARAAVEGFLTATAHSFSRPGKPRGCMVVLSQLNTTEASASVCAALRENRAQGQSGLEARLRRAVGDGDLPPSVDFAALAAFYLTVQQGMSIQARDGASEDRLLAVAKGAMAAWGPLTAP from the coding sequence ATGGCCGAACGCGGCCGACCTCGCAGCTTCGACCGGGACGCGGCGCTTCGCCGGGCGATGGAGGTCTTCTGGACCAAGGGTTACGAGGGCGCCTCGATCAGCGACCTGACCGAGGCCATGGGCATCGGCTCGCCCAGCCTCTACGCGGCGTTCGGCTCGAAGGAGGCGCTGTTCCGCGAGGCGATCGAGCTCTACGGCCGCATCGAGGGCCCGGAAATCTGGGACGTGGTCGAGAATGCGCCCGACGCACGCGCGGCCGTGGAAGGTTTCCTGACCGCCACTGCACATTCCTTCTCAAGGCCCGGCAAGCCGCGCGGCTGCATGGTCGTGCTCTCGCAGCTCAATACGACGGAGGCCAGCGCCAGCGTCTGCGCCGCCCTGCGCGAGAACCGGGCCCAGGGCCAGTCGGGGCTGGAGGCGCGCCTGCGCCGGGCGGTCGGTGACGGCGACCTGCCGCCGAGCGTCGATTTCGCCGCCCTGGCGGCGTTCTATCTGACCGTCCAGCAGGGCATGTCGATCCAGGCCCGCGACGGGGCTTCGGAGGACAGGCTGCTGGCGGTGGCCAAGGGCGCGATGGCGGCCTGGGGGCCGCTCACCGCGCCCTGA
- a CDS encoding GNAT family N-acetyltransferase — protein MTELLPVIDTERLRLRALETTDADDMAANMTPAVTRWLSSWPSPLSRDAALARIERSRAAIRTGGYAFYALTRRSDGRMIGGFGGGLRPDDRRRMEISYHLAEDCHGQGFMREAAAAAMPMLWRLIPAEVMEAGAQVENQASFAVMAALGMTPADERMVYSSVRERQEPTQFFELRRPVS, from the coding sequence ATGACCGAGCTTTTGCCCGTCATCGACACCGAGCGTCTGCGGTTGCGGGCGCTCGAAACGACTGACGCCGACGACATGGCCGCCAACATGACGCCCGCGGTCACGCGCTGGCTGTCCTCCTGGCCAAGCCCGCTGAGCCGGGACGCGGCGCTGGCGCGGATCGAACGCTCGCGGGCGGCGATCCGGACCGGGGGATATGCCTTCTACGCGCTGACGCGACGGTCGGACGGGCGGATGATCGGCGGTTTCGGCGGCGGCCTGCGGCCCGACGACCGGCGGCGGATGGAGATCAGCTACCACCTGGCCGAGGATTGCCACGGACAGGGCTTTATGCGCGAGGCGGCCGCCGCGGCCATGCCGATGCTGTGGCGGCTGATCCCGGCCGAGGTGATGGAAGCCGGCGCCCAGGTGGAGAACCAGGCGTCCTTCGCCGTAATGGCCGCGCTGGGCATGACGCCCGCCGACGAGCGGATGGTCTATTCGTCAGTGCGCGAACGGCAGGAGCCGACGCAGTTTTTCGAACTGCGTCGGCCTGTTTCCTAG
- a CDS encoding DHA2 family efflux MFS transporter permease subunit: protein MTDAALDDPQKSPAPAPPAPAGAHVTASGEVDWVKIFLGFGGMVVGQFMATLDIQIVASSLSQIQAGIGASADEISWVQTIYLLAEVVIIPLTAYLTKMWGTRPVYVFAAAGFIVTSILTGLSTSIEMMIVTRALQGLTAGAMIPAVFATAMTVFPPEKRVMANVTVGLIVTLAPTIGPTLGGHLTEALNWRWLFFINVPPGLLVMFLVGRYGDFDKGDPSLAKGIDWFGLFTMTVFLLSMQYVIEEGSGEGWFDDDLILWLTVTAVITGVVFIWRQLTYRQPIVSLKPFQDRNFTLGFLMNAVSGMSLFGGTFILPLFLGQIRQYSAAEVGTTMLVSGLAMFLSAPVVGRVVRLMDPRISLVAGFALAAYGVGLGVRVTAEWGFWEFAALQAIRGFGVMVAMIAAQALSVSTLPVSLMKDASGLVNLVRNVGGAIGLAILTTILTDQTAVHLSELSAGMSIASLQGQEMLAGMTSMMEAQGLANPEGAARKFLGMALYRDAAVLGFGDGFYFLALGCAVAALLGFLASPGKSDPPSGGGGGH, encoded by the coding sequence GTGACCGACGCCGCCCTCGACGATCCGCAGAAATCCCCGGCGCCGGCCCCGCCCGCGCCGGCCGGCGCGCACGTCACCGCCTCGGGCGAGGTCGACTGGGTCAAGATCTTCCTCGGCTTCGGCGGGATGGTGGTCGGCCAGTTCATGGCCACGCTCGACATCCAGATCGTCGCCTCCTCGCTCAGCCAGATCCAGGCCGGCATCGGCGCCAGCGCCGACGAGATCAGCTGGGTGCAGACCATCTACCTGCTGGCCGAGGTGGTGATCATTCCGCTCACCGCGTACCTGACCAAGATGTGGGGCACGCGGCCGGTCTACGTGTTCGCTGCCGCCGGCTTCATCGTCACCTCGATCCTCACCGGCCTGTCGACCAGCATCGAGATGATGATCGTCACCCGGGCGCTGCAGGGCCTGACCGCCGGCGCGATGATCCCGGCCGTGTTCGCCACCGCCATGACCGTGTTCCCGCCCGAAAAGCGGGTGATGGCCAACGTCACGGTCGGCCTGATCGTCACCCTGGCGCCGACCATCGGCCCGACCCTGGGCGGTCACCTGACCGAGGCGCTCAACTGGCGCTGGCTGTTCTTCATCAACGTCCCGCCCGGCCTGCTGGTGATGTTCCTGGTCGGCCGCTACGGCGACTTCGACAAGGGCGACCCGAGCCTGGCCAAGGGCATCGACTGGTTCGGCCTGTTCACCATGACCGTCTTCCTGCTGTCGATGCAGTACGTCATCGAAGAGGGCTCGGGCGAGGGCTGGTTCGACGACGACCTGATCCTGTGGCTGACCGTCACCGCGGTGATCACCGGGGTGGTGTTCATCTGGCGGCAGCTGACCTATCGACAGCCCATCGTCTCGCTCAAACCGTTCCAGGACCGCAACTTCACGCTCGGCTTCCTGATGAACGCGGTGTCGGGCATGAGCCTGTTCGGCGGCACCTTCATCCTGCCGCTGTTCCTCGGCCAGATCCGCCAGTACTCGGCGGCCGAGGTCGGCACCACCATGCTGGTCTCGGGCCTGGCCATGTTCCTCAGCGCCCCGGTCGTCGGCCGCGTCGTGCGGCTGATGGACCCGCGCATCTCGCTGGTCGCCGGCTTCGCGCTCGCCGCCTACGGCGTGGGGCTGGGGGTGCGGGTCACCGCCGAATGGGGCTTCTGGGAGTTCGCGGCCCTGCAGGCGATCCGCGGCTTCGGGGTGATGGTGGCGATGATCGCGGCCCAGGCGCTGTCGGTCTCCACCCTGCCGGTCTCGCTGATGAAGGACGCCTCGGGGCTGGTGAACCTGGTCCGCAACGTCGGCGGCGCCATCGGCCTGGCGATCCTGACCACCATTCTCACCGACCAGACCGCCGTGCATCTGTCGGAGCTGTCAGCGGGCATGAGCATCGCCAGCCTGCAGGGCCAGGAAATGCTGGCCGGCATGACCTCGATGATGGAGGCCCAGGGCCTGGCCAATCCGGAAGGCGCGGCCCGCAAGTTTCTCGGCATGGCCCTCTACCGCGACGCCGCCGTCCTCGGCTTCGGCGACGGGTTCTACTTCCTGGCGCTCGGCTGCGCCGTCGCCGCCCTGCTCGGCTTCCTGGCCTCGCCGGGCAAGAGCGATCCGCCCAGCGGCGGCGGCGGAGGCCACTGA
- a CDS encoding 3-oxoacyl-ACP reductase family protein yields the protein MSNLSGKRALVTGASRGIGAAIALRLARDGADVAITYERSADRAQALVAQVEALGRKGLAIQADSADPAAVKAAVDRAAAELGGLDILVNNAGIARGVGPVEGWTLEDIDQLLAVNVRGVIVAAQAAAAHLPAGGRIINIGSNLAERVPMAGITLYAMTKSALLSFTKGLAHDLGPRGITVNLVHPGSTDTDMNPAAGPGADPQRARMPIPEYGKPEDIAGAVAWLAGPEGRFANGAGFVVDGGANA from the coding sequence GTGTCGAACCTCTCCGGAAAGCGCGCCCTGGTCACCGGCGCCAGCCGCGGCATCGGCGCCGCCATCGCCCTGCGCCTGGCCCGCGACGGCGCCGACGTCGCCATCACCTATGAGCGCTCGGCCGACAGGGCCCAGGCGCTCGTGGCGCAGGTCGAGGCCCTGGGCCGCAAGGGTCTGGCGATCCAGGCCGACAGCGCCGATCCGGCCGCGGTCAAGGCCGCCGTCGACCGCGCCGCCGCCGAGCTGGGCGGGCTGGACATCCTGGTGAACAACGCCGGCATCGCCCGCGGCGTCGGGCCGGTCGAGGGTTGGACGCTCGAGGACATCGACCAGCTGCTGGCGGTGAACGTGCGCGGGGTGATCGTCGCGGCCCAGGCCGCCGCCGCGCACCTGCCGGCGGGCGGGCGGATCATCAATATCGGCTCGAACCTGGCCGAACGGGTCCCGATGGCCGGCATCACCCTCTATGCGATGACCAAGTCGGCCCTACTGAGCTTCACCAAGGGCTTAGCCCACGACCTGGGCCCCCGCGGGATCACGGTCAACCTGGTGCACCCTGGCTCGACCGACACCGACATGAACCCGGCCGCAGGTCCGGGCGCCGACCCGCAGCGGGCGCGGATGCCCATTCCAGAGTATGGCAAGCCGGAAGACATCGCCGGCGCGGTCGCCTGGCTGGCCGGGCCCGAAGGCCGCTTCGCCAACGGGGCCGGCTTCGTCGTCGACGGCGGCGCGAACGCTTAG
- the fabA gene encoding 3-hydroxyacyl-[acyl-carrier-protein] dehydratase FabA: protein MIQGAKAKDHYNLEELLACGRGEMFGPGNAQLPVPPMLMFDRIVKITEDGGAHGKGYLEAELDINPDLWFFQCHFINDPVMPGCLGLDAMWQLVGFFLGWSGAPGKGRALGVGEVKFTGQVTPKVKKLVYKIDLKRVIIRKLVMGIGDGVLEADGKVIYEAKDLRVGLFDAKDLV from the coding sequence ATGATCCAGGGCGCCAAGGCCAAGGACCACTACAATCTCGAAGAGCTGCTGGCCTGCGGCCGAGGCGAGATGTTCGGCCCGGGCAACGCCCAGCTGCCGGTGCCTCCGATGCTGATGTTCGATCGCATCGTGAAGATCACCGAAGACGGCGGCGCGCACGGCAAGGGCTATCTGGAAGCCGAGCTGGATATCAATCCGGACCTCTGGTTCTTCCAGTGCCACTTCATCAACGACCCGGTGATGCCGGGCTGCCTGGGCCTGGACGCCATGTGGCAGCTGGTCGGCTTCTTCCTCGGCTGGTCGGGCGCGCCCGGCAAGGGCCGCGCCCTGGGCGTCGGCGAGGTGAAGTTCACCGGCCAGGTGACCCCGAAGGTCAAGAAGCTGGTCTACAAGATCGACCTCAAGCGCGTGATCATCCGCAAGCTGGTCATGGGCATCGGCGACGGCGTGCTCGAGGCCGACGGCAAGGTGATCTACGAGGCCAAGGATCTGCGCGTCGGCCTGTTCGACGCCAAGGACCTGGTCTGA
- a CDS encoding D-glycerate dehydrogenase, which produces MAARKPKVIVTRRLPDPVETRMRELFDTELNLDDVPLDREALIRAVQRADAIVPTITDHIDADLIAAAGDKLKLIANFGAGVDHIDVAAANERGIAVTNTPGVLTEDTADLTMALIMAVSRRIVEGANVVQAGEFTGWTPTWMMGRRVNGKRLGIIGMGRIGQAVARRAKAFGMQIHYHNRKPVSHVIAEELEATYWESLDQMLARMDIISVNCPHTPATYHLLSARRLKLLQPHAVVVNTARGGIIDEGALADLLAAGAIAGAGLDVFEFEPAINPKLLTQPNAVLLPHLGSATVEARIDMGEKVIINLKTWMDGHRPPDRVIPSML; this is translated from the coding sequence ATGGCCGCTCGAAAACCCAAAGTCATCGTCACCCGCCGCCTCCCGGACCCGGTAGAGACCCGGATGCGCGAGCTGTTCGACACCGAGCTGAACCTCGACGACGTACCGCTCGACCGCGAGGCGCTGATCAGGGCGGTGCAGCGGGCCGACGCCATCGTCCCGACGATCACCGACCACATCGACGCCGACCTGATCGCGGCGGCCGGCGACAAGCTGAAGCTGATCGCCAATTTCGGGGCCGGGGTCGACCACATCGACGTGGCCGCCGCCAACGAGCGCGGCATCGCCGTGACCAACACCCCCGGCGTGCTGACCGAAGACACCGCCGACCTGACCATGGCGCTGATCATGGCCGTCTCGCGCCGGATCGTCGAAGGCGCCAACGTCGTGCAGGCCGGCGAGTTCACCGGCTGGACCCCGACCTGGATGATGGGCCGGCGGGTCAACGGCAAGCGGCTGGGGATCATCGGCATGGGCCGGATCGGCCAGGCGGTGGCGCGCCGCGCCAAGGCCTTCGGCATGCAGATTCACTATCACAACCGCAAGCCGGTCAGCCACGTGATCGCCGAGGAGCTGGAGGCCACCTACTGGGAGAGCCTCGACCAGATGCTGGCCCGCATGGACATCATCTCGGTCAACTGCCCGCACACCCCGGCCACCTACCACCTGCTGTCGGCGCGGCGGCTGAAGCTGCTGCAGCCGCACGCCGTGGTGGTCAACACCGCCCGCGGCGGCATCATCGACGAGGGCGCGCTGGCCGACCTGCTGGCCGCCGGCGCCATCGCCGGAGCGGGCCTCGACGTCTTCGAGTTCGAACCGGCGATCAATCCCAAGCTGCTGACCCAGCCGAACGCCGTGCTGCTGCCGCACCTGGGCTCGGCCACGGTCGAGGCGCGCATCGACATGGGCGAAAAGGTGATCATCAACCTCAAGACCTGGATGGACGGCCACCGCCCGCCCGACCGGGTCATCCCGTCGATGCTCTGA